A window from Pseudonocardia cypriaca encodes these proteins:
- a CDS encoding ABC transporter substrate-binding protein, translated as MARLRRGWAAVVGVLLLTACAGPTGAAELDAATPLPTEVPPGTTLVVADQSEAQQVALRASGELERLPFTAEFANFTGGPAILEAFRAGAADVASVGDTPPIQALVAGEDVPIILARRTDPSSTRLAVAPGVGARTLADLRGKRIAYAEGTAQQVIVLRSLEKAGLTTADVELVRLQLGEFNDAVRTGQVDVAPLNEPRLTRFLADAGPRGGGVIDPAETAGTSSGLNYIYARREALQDPAKAAALRAYVQHYIRSQQWINDHREEWIQTYYVENQGISAEDGRRIVDSLGTVTFPRLDDTVVRAQQATIDVIDRAGELPRKVRAADGFDLRFTDVVAEAVPAAGASFGPEVAVR; from the coding sequence ATGGCCCGCCTGCGACGCGGCTGGGCCGCGGTGGTGGGGGTCCTCCTGCTCACCGCATGCGCCGGCCCCACCGGGGCCGCCGAGCTGGACGCGGCCACGCCCCTGCCCACCGAGGTGCCCCCGGGCACCACGCTCGTCGTCGCCGACCAGTCGGAGGCCCAGCAGGTGGCGCTGCGCGCCTCCGGCGAGCTGGAACGGCTGCCGTTCACCGCCGAGTTCGCCAACTTCACGGGCGGTCCGGCGATCCTGGAGGCCTTCCGGGCCGGCGCGGCCGACGTGGCCAGCGTCGGCGACACCCCGCCGATCCAGGCCCTCGTGGCCGGCGAGGACGTCCCGATCATCCTCGCGCGCCGCACCGACCCGTCGAGCACGCGGCTCGCCGTGGCTCCCGGCGTCGGCGCCCGCACGCTCGCCGACCTGCGCGGCAAGCGGATCGCCTACGCCGAGGGAACGGCGCAGCAGGTGATCGTGCTGCGATCGCTGGAGAAGGCCGGCCTGACGACCGCCGACGTCGAGCTGGTGCGCCTGCAGCTCGGCGAGTTCAACGACGCGGTCCGCACCGGGCAGGTGGACGTCGCACCGCTGAACGAGCCCCGGCTCACCCGGTTCCTCGCTGACGCGGGCCCGCGGGGCGGCGGGGTCATCGACCCGGCCGAGACCGCCGGCACCTCGTCCGGGCTCAACTACATCTACGCCCGGCGCGAGGCGCTGCAGGACCCCGCGAAGGCGGCTGCGCTGCGGGCCTACGTCCAGCACTACATCCGCTCGCAGCAGTGGATCAACGACCACCGCGAGGAGTGGATCCAGACGTACTACGTGGAGAACCAGGGGATCTCGGCCGAGGACGGCAGGCGAATCGTCGACTCGCTCGGCACGGTCACGTTCCCGCGCCTCGACGACACGGTGGTGCGGGCCCAGCAGGCCACCATCGACGTGATCGACCGGGCGGGCGAGCTGCCCCGGAAGGTGCGCGCGGCCGACGGGTTCGACCTGCGCTTCACCGACGTCGTCGCCGAGGCGGTGCCGGCAGCGGGGGCGTCGTTCGGCCCGGAGGTGGCGGTCCGATGA
- a CDS encoding ABC transporter permease — protein sequence MTELSLATSRERAEPAVAELTPRPRRRRRLGPGRTSARGLAVGPLLLLAAWTVGSATGLVDPATLSPPWTVVTTSAELIADGRLQSNLLTSVQRAAIALVLGVGIGVAIALVAGLSRVGEAIVDGPVQIKRAVPTLALIPLAIIWFGIGEEMKIIMIALSVFVPIYINTHAALRGVDMRFVELAESVGLSRTQFVRRVALPGALPGFFTGLRLAVTVSWTALVVVEQVNATSGIGYLMTQARTYGQTEIIVVGLVVYAVFGLVGDLVVRAAERRALSWRRSLGS from the coding sequence ATGACCGAGCTCTCGCTCGCCACGTCCCGCGAGCGCGCCGAGCCGGCGGTCGCGGAGCTCACCCCGCGACCGCGCAGGCGCCGCCGGCTCGGCCCCGGTCGCACCTCGGCCCGTGGCCTCGCCGTCGGGCCGCTGCTGCTGCTCGCCGCGTGGACCGTCGGGTCGGCCACCGGGCTCGTCGACCCGGCAACGCTGTCCCCGCCCTGGACGGTGGTCACCACCTCCGCAGAGCTGATCGCCGACGGCCGGCTGCAGTCGAACCTGCTCACCTCCGTGCAGCGGGCGGCGATCGCGCTCGTGCTCGGCGTCGGCATCGGGGTGGCGATCGCGCTCGTCGCCGGCCTGTCCCGGGTCGGTGAGGCGATCGTCGACGGGCCGGTGCAGATCAAGCGAGCCGTTCCCACGCTCGCGCTCATCCCGCTCGCGATCATCTGGTTCGGGATCGGCGAGGAGATGAAGATCATTATGATCGCGCTGAGCGTGTTCGTGCCGATCTACATCAACACCCATGCCGCGCTGCGCGGCGTCGACATGCGGTTCGTCGAGCTCGCCGAGAGCGTCGGGCTGTCGCGCACGCAGTTCGTGCGCCGGGTCGCCCTGCCCGGTGCGCTCCCCGGCTTCTTCACCGGGCTCCGGCTCGCGGTCACCGTCTCCTGGACGGCACTCGTCGTCGTCGAGCAGGTCAACGCGACCAGCGGGATCGGCTACCTCATGACCCAGGCCCGCACGTACGGGCAGACCGAGATCATCGTCGTCGGCCTGGTCGTCTACGCCGTGTTCGGGCTGGTCGGCGACCTCGTCGTGCGCGCAGCGGAGAGGAGGGCGCTGTCGTGGCGACGCTCGCTGGGCAGCTGA
- a CDS encoding ROK family transcriptional regulator, which produces MPTTLLASPHDGRSRPLDTGDGRRGQNAAAVLRAVLDQGPVARSTIGRVTGLSGAAVSRQLAELADLRLVRERPVRAQRQAVGRPHVPVDIDVRHHVAAGVHIAVLHSTLVLMDLRGRVLAEERVPHGPDRSPPTVFADLARRTAAFLDAHGAGRRPLGVGVATGGWVDPARGVVVRHRGLDWRDVPVGPLLGERLGLPVSVDGHARALAHAEQLFGDERERARSSLVHLFVGNVVDAAIATGGSVHEGPNAAAGHVSHLPVGGDAPCSCGRRGCLAATAAERAVAGRAVAAGRLRTPRFADVLAALDADERWALDLLRDRVRVVGRAAALLLDVINPEVLVVCEAGTARRPELLADLRAEVARHSHRGGEVARRVVAGSFGTRALGVAAGSVVLRETYDRPLELAARI; this is translated from the coding sequence ATGCCCACCACCCTCCTCGCGTCCCCCCACGACGGCCGGTCCCGGCCGCTCGACACCGGCGACGGCCGGCGGGGCCAGAACGCGGCCGCCGTTCTCCGCGCCGTGCTCGACCAGGGGCCCGTCGCGCGCAGCACCATCGGCCGGGTCACGGGCCTGAGCGGCGCCGCGGTGAGCCGCCAGCTCGCCGAGCTCGCCGACCTGCGGCTCGTCCGCGAACGGCCGGTCCGCGCCCAGCGACAGGCTGTCGGCCGCCCGCACGTACCGGTCGACATCGACGTCCGCCACCACGTCGCAGCCGGCGTGCACATCGCCGTGCTGCACAGCACGCTCGTCCTCATGGACCTGCGCGGACGCGTGCTGGCCGAGGAGCGCGTGCCGCACGGCCCGGACCGGTCACCGCCCACGGTGTTCGCCGACCTGGCCAGGCGCACGGCCGCGTTCCTCGATGCGCACGGGGCCGGCCGCAGGCCACTGGGCGTCGGCGTGGCCACCGGGGGCTGGGTGGATCCGGCGCGCGGTGTGGTGGTCCGCCACCGCGGGCTCGACTGGCGGGACGTCCCGGTGGGGCCGCTGCTCGGGGAGCGGCTGGGCCTGCCGGTGAGCGTCGACGGCCACGCCCGCGCGTTGGCACACGCCGAGCAGCTGTTCGGCGACGAGCGCGAGCGGGCGCGCTCGAGCCTCGTGCACCTGTTCGTCGGCAACGTCGTCGACGCGGCCATCGCCACCGGTGGGTCCGTCCACGAGGGTCCGAACGCGGCCGCGGGGCACGTCAGCCACCTCCCGGTGGGTGGGGACGCGCCCTGCTCCTGCGGCCGTCGCGGCTGCCTCGCGGCCACCGCAGCTGAGCGGGCCGTCGCGGGACGAGCCGTTGCGGCGGGCCGGCTGCGGACGCCCCGCTTCGCGGACGTCCTCGCAGCCCTCGATGCGGACGAGCGGTGGGCGCTGGACCTCCTCCGCGATCGCGTACGGGTCGTCGGCCGCGCGGCGGCCCTCCTGCTCGACGTGATCAACCCCGAGGTGCTGGTCGTGTGCGAGGCCGGCACGGCCCGCAGGCCCGAACTGCTCGCCGACCTGCGCGCGGAGGTGGCTCGCCACTCGCACCGCGGCGGCGAGGTGGCCCGCAGGGTGGTCGCCGGTTCGTTCGGCACGCGGGCGCTCGGGGTCGCGGCCGGCTCGGTGGTGCTCCGCGAAACCTACGATCGCCCCCTGGAACTAGCTGCGCGTATTTAA
- a CDS encoding TauD/TfdA dioxygenase family protein: protein MTIAPERTGLTIRPVAGHIGADVSGVDLTDPLDPGTVEGLTAALHRHKVLFFRGQELDHAAQIRFGRVFGELTYAHPHDDAPPEGNPEIFTIDPERYKQRYGDDYATRRRKYSYVAGWHTDVTAAVNPPAVSVLRADVVPEVGGDTTWTNLAAAYAGLSEPVRRFVDGLRAEHRYGGGEAPKGGSSYARRVNDNLLVSIHPVVRVHPATGERALFVNPGFTSHIVDVEPRESRAILDLLYAEITRPEYTVRFRWERGSVAVWDNRATAHLAPADLDHLDVRRTLHRVTVIGDRPVGPDGFESQIVAGRPFTADHAVVVD from the coding sequence GTGACCATCGCACCAGAACGCACCGGGCTGACCATCCGCCCGGTCGCGGGCCACATCGGCGCAGACGTGTCCGGCGTCGACCTGACCGACCCGCTCGACCCGGGCACGGTCGAAGGGCTCACCGCCGCGCTGCACCGCCACAAGGTGCTCTTCTTCCGCGGCCAGGAGCTGGACCACGCCGCGCAGATCCGGTTCGGCCGCGTGTTCGGCGAGCTGACCTACGCGCACCCGCACGACGACGCCCCGCCGGAAGGCAACCCGGAGATCTTCACGATCGACCCCGAGCGTTACAAGCAGCGCTACGGCGACGACTACGCCACGCGCCGCCGCAAGTACAGCTACGTCGCAGGCTGGCACACCGACGTCACGGCCGCGGTGAACCCGCCGGCCGTCTCCGTCCTGCGTGCCGACGTCGTACCGGAGGTCGGTGGCGACACGACGTGGACGAACCTCGCCGCCGCCTACGCGGGCCTGTCGGAACCGGTGCGGCGGTTCGTCGACGGGTTGCGCGCCGAGCACCGCTACGGCGGGGGCGAGGCCCCGAAGGGCGGTTCGAGCTACGCGCGCCGCGTGAACGACAACCTGCTCGTCTCGATCCACCCCGTGGTGCGGGTGCACCCCGCCACCGGCGAGCGCGCGCTCTTCGTGAACCCCGGTTTCACCAGCCACATCGTCGATGTCGAGCCCCGGGAGAGTCGGGCGATCCTCGACCTGCTCTACGCCGAGATCACGCGGCCCGAGTACACGGTGCGGTTCCGGTGGGAGCGGGGCAGCGTGGCCGTCTGGGACAACCGCGCGACCGCGCACCTCGCCCCCGCCGACCTCGACCACCTCGACGTGCGCCGCACCCTGCACCGCGTCACGGTGATCGGGGACCGGCCGGTGGGGCCGGACGGGTTCGAGTCGCAGATCGTGGCGGGTCGCCCGTTCACCGCCGACCACGCGGTGGTCGTGGACTGA